The Bombus vancouverensis nearcticus chromosome 12, iyBomVanc1_principal, whole genome shotgun sequence genome contains a region encoding:
- the Arl4 gene encoding ADP ribosylation factor-like 4 has translation MGAGMGRSGTSGGFLEALPTGTPLHVAMLGLDSAGKTTALYRLKFDQYLNTVPTIGFNCERIRGGIGKAKGVNFLVWDVGGQEKLRPLWKSYTRCTDGIIFVVDSCDAERLEEAKMELTRTARSPDNAGVPILILANKQDLPGAKEVGELEKHLGVLELAGMPGSACIRVQPACAITGEGLHEGLDTLYQLILKRRKLAKLNRKRAR, from the exons ATGGGTGCCGGCATGGGCAGGAGCGGCACGAGCGGCGGCTTCCTCGAGGCACTTCCCACGGGAACGCCGCTCCACGTGGCCATGCTCGGTCTCGACAGTGCTGGGAAAACCACCGCGTTGTATCGACTCAAGTTCGACCAGTACCTAAACACCGTGCCCACCATTGGCTTCAATTGCGAGAGAATCCGTGGTGGCATCGGAAAAGCGAAAG GTGTGAATTTTCTCGTATGGGACGTGGGAGGGCAAGAGAAATTGCGACCATTATGGAAGTCTTATACCCGGTGCACAGACGGTATTATCTTCGTGGTTGACTCTTGCGACGCGGAACGACTCGAGGAGGCAAAAATGGAGCTGACCAGAACAGCCAGGAGCCCGGATAACGCTGGTGTTCCCATTCTGATCCTGGCCAACAAGCAGGATCTGCCAG GTGCCAAAGAGGTGGGCGAGTTGGAAAAGCACTTGGGCGTCCTGGAACTAGCCGGAATGCCAGGCAGTGCGTGCATCAGAGTGCAGCCAGCCTGCGCGATCACCGGCGAAGGCCTCCACGAGGGGTTGGACACGTTATATCAGCTGATATTGAAGCGACGTAAGCTCGCGAAACTGAACAGGAAGCGGGCCAGGTAG